A window of the Radiobacillus deserti genome harbors these coding sequences:
- a CDS encoding NUDIX hydrolase, which produces MDYIKHLRSMVGSEQVIMVVAGAIIFDQRGNVLMQLREDSRSWGFPGGYMELQERIKDTARREVEEETGLRLQELSLFGIRSGVEKTLKNGDRVSLVEIWFQCRSYEGELLKQGDETLDNVFFSLRDLPEPIFESQRYLIDYIKNPEAIPFVE; this is translated from the coding sequence ATGGACTATATTAAGCATTTACGCTCCATGGTTGGAAGTGAGCAAGTCATTATGGTGGTAGCAGGTGCGATTATTTTCGATCAGCGAGGAAACGTACTCATGCAGCTTCGAGAGGATTCTCGTAGCTGGGGGTTTCCGGGTGGGTATATGGAATTACAGGAGCGAATTAAGGATACGGCAAGAAGAGAAGTGGAAGAAGAAACAGGGTTACGTCTTCAAGAGCTATCGCTATTCGGAATACGTTCTGGTGTAGAAAAAACATTGAAAAATGGGGACCGAGTTTCGCTTGTTGAAATATGGTTTCAGTGCAGAAGCTATGAAGGAGAGCTCCTCAAACAAGGGGATGAAACGTTGGATAATGTCTTTTTTTCTCTGCGGGATTTGCCTGAACCAATATTTGAAAGCCAGCGCTACCTTATCGATTACATAAAAAATCCAGAAGCAATTCCTTTCGTTGAATAG
- a CDS encoding indolepyruvate ferredoxin oxidoreductase subunit alpha — protein MAFVITSPCKDEKAGECMTVCPVDCIVEGPDQFYIDPDVCIDCGACKAVCPVDAIEEEYDLSPEQEVYLEKAEAFFSR, from the coding sequence GGCGTTCGTCATAACAAGTCCGTGTAAGGATGAAAAAGCAGGAGAATGCATGACGGTTTGTCCCGTTGATTGTATTGTAGAAGGTCCTGATCAGTTTTATATAGATCCAGATGTTTGTATTGATTGTGGCGCATGTAAAGCTGTTTGCCCAGTTGATGCCATTGAAGAGGAATATGATTTATCTCCTGAGCAAGAAGTATATCTTGAGAAAGCTGAAGCGTTCTTTAGTCGGTAA